A genomic region of Octopus sinensis linkage group LG2, ASM634580v1, whole genome shotgun sequence contains the following coding sequences:
- the LOC115229985 gene encoding DNA-directed RNA polymerase III subunit RPC4, whose protein sequence is MSVPSKPTDLPRGLIDRKGTPAGRNTRLPSIRGPRDLTLGGIPKKVFMPNIPSRRSKEESASSTNLKSESKQQSPKLDRHSRHERDRGRGRNRGRDNVVQSHSIFEQGPSGEFLSRHRAPSYSSGDGGGGGGGGGGGGGSKMYKSSINKRENKEETKRLLDKLLKDDFIEPCGIDDDGMQPVQLPFTCKLEMKDEKENIDTVPIKTEPSEENMFTDAKAAEIKTEQPFPKQSPSKQNTCEQLFSKCMKSEHGELLFLQLPDVLPGVPPNLEEMPNIKTEPGLQASDPNKTNSQSTSEEEVTVPKNPNVSSLKDFSEGYVGKLQTRKSGKVQLLLGNVTLDISMGTPCGFLQDLVSVKINGDKGDLTVLGHVNHRLICTPNFDGLVKSS, encoded by the exons ATGTCGGTGCCATCAAAACCCACTGACCTCCCTAGAGGTTTAATAGATCGTAAAGGGACACCTGCTGGTCGAAACACAAG GTTGCCTTCAATTCGTGGTCCCCGTGATTTGACTCTCGGTGGCATCCCTAAGAAAGTTTTTATGCCAAATATTCCTTCTCGAAGATCAAAAGAAGA AAGTGCCAGCAGtacaaatttgaaatcagaaagcaaACAACAAAGTCCCAAATTAGATCGTCATTCACGGCATGAACGAGATCGCGGAAGAGGTCGAAACAGAGGGAGAGACAATGTTGTACAGTCACATTCCATTTTTGAACAAGGTCCCTCTGGGGAGTTTCTTTCTCGGCATA GAGCTCCATCTTATTcctctggtgatggtggtggtggtggtggtggtggaggaggaggaggtggctcCAAGATGTATAAGTCATCtattaataaaagagaaaataaagaagaaacaaagagatTACTTGACAAACTCCTAAAGGATGAT TTTATAGAACCATGTGGGATAGATGATGACGGTATGCAGCCTGTGCAGCTCCCTTTCACTTGCAAACTTGAAATGAaggatgagaaagaaaatattgatacCGTACCAATTAAAA CTGAACCAAGTGAAGAGAATATGTTTACAGAtgcaaaagcagcagaaataaaaactgaacaaCCATTTCCAAAACAATCTCCCAGTAAACAAAACACATGTGAACAACTGTTCAGTAAATGTATGAAATCAG AACATGGAGAGCTGCTATTCCTTCAATTACCAGATGTATTACCAGGAGTTCCACCCAACCTAGAAGAGATGCCTAATATAAAAACGGAACCGGGATTACAAGCATCTGACCCAAACAAAACCAACTCACAAAGTACATCTGAAGAAGAA gtAACTGTTCCCAAAAACCCAAATGTTAGCTCATTAAAAGATTTTTCTGAAGGCTATGTTGGTAAACTTCAAACTCGGAAGTCTGGCAAGGTTCAGCTTCTGTTGGGTAATGTAACCCTGGATATATCGATGGGCACTCCTTGTGGTTTTCTTCAG